The following are from one region of the Panulirus ornatus isolate Po-2019 chromosome 48, ASM3632096v1, whole genome shotgun sequence genome:
- the LOC139763835 gene encoding uncharacterized protein, which yields MTMVGQRTTVCVVVCWFLYLVCVDTEKVVPYVYTYKVTPSFRDTLYRCRLNVLPLWVPNVFSCATHCQRVGGCTLFCLKGQVCTVYSAQITTFWPGLSDIHQFDKCFSTWHDPHDLSHFVTDIAASSVFTSIDGLRSPSLAIDGYYCYVSSQCFTSKIGTSHWLRLDLGAPRSVTSIKVQTRRDEYITPTFSNVEVRVGNASDHTKNPVFDRLLGFAHRGQLVIFQGTSVATGQFIQFASRTIYPDVFTICSLQIIGY from the exons ATGACGATGGTGGGGCAGCGGACgacggtgtgtgtggtggtgtgttggttcCTGTATCTGGTGTGTGTTGACACAGAGAAGGTCGTCCCTTATGTGTACACTTATAAG GTCACACCATCGTTTCGCGACACACTCTACAGATGCCGCCTTAATGTGCTGCCGCTGTGGGTGCCCAACGTCTTCTCCTGTGCCACGCACTGCCAGAGAGTCGGAGGGTGCACTCTCTTCTGCCTTAAGG GTCAAGTGTGTACTGTTTACAGTGCCCAGATAACAACCTTCTGGCCTGGGTTGTCTGACATCCATCAGTTCGACAAGTGTTTCTCGACTTGGCACGACCCCCATGACCTGTCTCACTTTGTCACCGACATAGCAGCATCCAGTGTGTTTACATCCATTGACGGCCTCCGGTCACCTTCTTTGGCAATAGATGGATATTACTGCTACGTCTCAAGTCAATGCTTCACGTCGAAAATAGGAACGTCACACTGGTTGAGACTCGACTTAGGAGCACCGCGATCAGTCACATCCATCAAAGTCCAGACCCGGAGGGACGAATATATAACCCCGACCTTCAGCAATGTAGAAGTCCGCGTAGGCAACGCCTCGGACCACACTAAGAACCCCGTGTTTGATAGGCTGCTTGGGTTCGCACATAGAGGCCAGTTGGTCATCTTCCAGGGTACCTCTGTAGCCACAGGCCAGTTCATACAATTCGCCTCCCGAACAATCTACCCTGATGTGTTCACCATCTGCAGTTTGCAAATAATTGGGTACTGA